GATGCATAGATAAGGCCTTTTGCACATTGGATTTTTCATTGTCACGAAGAGATATTGTTGCAAGGCCCATTTCCCATAGTTGATGGTGCTATTAGTTTGGAATGACATCTCTTTAGTGCCACTTCTaaagctgcaaatgggtcgggttgatcCGTGACCCGGCCCGATCCAACTTGGTCAGACTTGACCCAAACCATTTTAGAGGACTGTGGGCTGGGTCGGGTTTTAAAATTGAATCCATTCCATTTTTCGGATCAGGTCTGGGTTTATTGAATCTCACCCAAACCTGACCCGGCCTGTTGTTTTTTGGGTCAATTTTGGATCATTTACTAATGATTCGATCCAACCCAATCCGAACCCGAATTATCCATTTGTGTTCGTGGGCCCACAGGCCACAGCCGCAGGAAAATCGCTCAATCCCTTGATTCTCTTCGTCGCTTCGACAGTCCGACTCCGTGAGGACTGAGGCCAAATCGCTCCACTCTTCACTACTTTAAGGCTGCACCCTTCTATTTCCACCGTCTCTTCATTGAGAATGAATCCTCTTCGTGACCCTGACCTTGACCCTAGCCATGGCGTCATCCCCaatccctcccctcccctccccccacCCCCGGGCTCctgtcctctccctctcccttgcaCCCCTTTCCCACCCCGCTCGCTTCCTCCGTTTCCACCTCAAGCCATCCTTCATCTTTGCTGACCTACTCCACCTCCTTCGTCACTGCTTTTGACACTACCCTGGCCTTGCCCCCTGCGACCTCAAAATCTTCGTCTCGGATGCCGATGTTAACTCTGTCCGCCACGATCACTCCACCTACGAGTGGATGTCTGCACCCTCGCTGTCACCGGTCGCCTCAACCCCCTCCTCCATCTACTCCTCTCCCACCCCTTCCCCTACACCGCCGCCGCCGTTGACAATGCTCCCCACTCCCTTGATGGCTGCCCCGTTGCTACCCTCTATAACATCCTCCTCTATAGAATCGCTCGGTGGGGCGAGCACCAAGAAGCCCTCAACTTGTTCGACAAAAACAATACCTGGACCCAAATTTTTTTAGTCTGGATTATAcatggatccgacccgacccaaatgacccgttgggtcaaaaattgtagctatggatccgatccgacccgatcttctattGAGTTAGATCTGGGTTCAAAATTAGGACCCAAATAAGGAACTGGATTGGGTCAAGGTCATTCATATCCCGGTTCGATTGGACACATTTGCACCCTCAGCCATTTCTATACCCCAATTTTAATTAAAGGATAAAATTCACATTTTATTGAAGAAACAGTTAATGTTTGTAATCAAAAGAAACTTTGGAGCTGTGCGTCCCTCATCATGGGAACCTATAATAATCGCATTTAGCAAGAAGTTTGTACCACGTCCGCTTCATTGGGTTTTTTACAATCATGTCATGTTTCACCATCATTTTGACCTAAGGTGATTAGTAATAATCAATACAGCAAATATTGCCGTATATCACGGTGTACCTCCAATAGATGTAAGATCGAGACTTGTGCAGGTGACCCGGCAGCAGCCAACTGATTTCTTGTACACAAATTATCGTACATCATAATTGACTTTTCTGGCTTGGGTAAATAACTATGTTATGAtttgctattattttttttactacaaaaaaaaaaaaaagagggaaagaaagagaagagagggcAGAAAAGTTTAAGTCATGCTCTCTCCATCCATGGGGAAACTCtatgtgtgagtacgtcacattaGCACCACCTAAGCAACCGACAGACCAGATAGCGACTCCACCGGACAAACCAAACGGAGGATATTCGGTCtccacatttaatcgacgcccgtgcgttttGAATTTGGACCACTCTGGTGGAATTAAAGCTCCGTTCCCACCGTGCTACCACCTCGGTGGTTGATTTGCTATTATTTGTTAGTCATCCTAAATAATAACAAAAGCATAATTATGTAATGATTTGCCATTATTTGTTATTCATCCTACAACAACAAAAGCATCAACATCATAAAAAATagttattttcaaataaatttagtAAATGATTGAAATTGCAAACAACTTGAGGTAGATATTGGTTTTGGAGGATATTCATGATTTGAGATGTCGGCCGAGACAATTtatataacattttttttttgggaagccACAAAATCTAATGTATGAAATCTAATTGCCCTATGTACTATTTTGCACTTATGCCTTGTGACATACATTTACATGCAAATTAAGGTAGATGCAAGTTGCAAGTTGTTACAACCCAGAATCTCATCCAGAAATACTAGCGAAgaagtattatttgagtttcttgatcctgtataagtacctaaaatatatccagcgaataaccaatgaTTACTAAACATACGTCTGcatggtcctcacatactccctccgtttAAGCCTTGACGTCCTCATGGTGAACCCCAATGGATTATTGCTACAATGTCCCCTAATCtttataggttatgggccgagtCTACTCTGATATTATTTATAACCAtctaagacctcacccaaaaagactagccggaagatattattcgaatttcttgatcctgtataagtacctaagatctacgcATGCACGATTCTCACACAAATCATGATCCGTTCCATGTCACCAACTGAATAAATATTGCGGATTAGAATAGAACATGTCAATGCATCTTTTGCCACATGTAATTATTAAATATTTCACAATACACGGATGGCTCAAGATGCAAGAATGATGATTTAAGATTAAAACAGTCCAATTGAAGCATGTAATGGAGAGACGACATTGGATGCTTGTTTCCATGGCCACATAAGCCCTTGTTTTTGAACTTTCTTGAGGTAGGGTTTTTCCCAAAATTCAAATCGTTAATTAGACGGTGTCGGCAGACGCCATGGGCCTCAACGCGGGAGTGACGTGTCATCTCCCTGTGAGTTTCCCGTTGAGTCCGGCCCAGCGGCgcacctttttttttatctccaAGCAATTCTTTTAAGAATTAAAGAGAGAGAAACATTTTGGTACCCTAATTGCGAGATATTCCTTGTACACCTATAAATTTACCGAAACACCCATGTTTAACGAGTGGTCATAGTACATatctacatatacatacatatatatatacaaatttaCGGAAACACCCATGTTTAACAAGTGGTcatagtgtgtgtgtgtgcacacacacacacacacatatatatatatatatatatatatatatatatatatatatataaaatgaaTTAGCAATAATAAAGAAAAGGAGATCAAGCTTAGAAAGTCTGCCTACAACCACAAGCAATAATGAATTAACAGTCTCATGATCATTTTAGATACATTTaacaaaaattataataataagtTATACACTTTTTTGAATATCTcagattattttataaaatagtaatatgtgcttgaaaatcatttgatcaaaaaaatcaataacAGTTAATAAAATGTCACTAactttatatattattattttgattgaGGCTTAATTCAAGTAATCAACGCCTTTTTTAGGATTTTTCAACTTATAACAAGTGCAAcgcatcaagaaatttttagttatatattttttttgagagaaactaataatataatatttatgttACATGACTCGGAGATTTTTGGAGCTATTTGTGATTTTAGATTGGGTGTTTGGATTTCATGATGTTATGCCAATAAAATGTCATGCCTATAACTGAAAGTTCTGAAAAAATACTATGTTGTATGAGACgtaatttttgtaattttgtGTTGCACAATGCATATAATATaaattcttttcaatttttataaacaaagaaaaagtaaaaattatttagttgtaaaaaataataaatatttatatataactatctaaattaaaattatttaagatCTATTAGCAAATCTCAAACTTTCAATAGGAATATGGCTATTTGGATGCATTTTGGTTAATTTTTTCTTCCTTAAAAAGAATATGATACGCGGAAGTCAGAAATTCCACGAAAGAAGGCTAAAACGGTAATTTCATATCCAAAATAACCCTGGGAGAATCTTTTTTTTCCCATTACAAATATAGATCGGGGTTTTCGCCCACCAATCCatacccttctctctctttttttggtaaaataccCTTCTCTCTCTGTAAACGCCTTTTAAGCGGCTCTCCCTCGTATTCTCTCCCCCGGTTCTTCGCTCtcctcccctccctccctctctctctctttctctctctctctccccccaaaTATTCGGAAGCCGCTCTCATCCACGAAGAAAACCAGCAGCACCCTTGCGATCCGAGCTCGGAGACCACCAGATCGAGCGGCGGGATCCGATCATCCAATGGCGCGCGTGCCTCGGAAGCGGCAGGGCGGAAACGCCAAGGAGGACGGCTTCGATGCCACCGGCGTGCCGCCGGAGGCCACCGAGGAGTCTCAGGAGGCGCCAAAATCCCACAACGAGAAGGTTTCTTCACCAGCGCTGGCGGCGGAGCCCGAGGAGGAAGTTCCGGAGGACAGGCCTGTACGCGTATACGCCGATGGAATCTACGATCTCTTCCACTTTGGCCACGCTCGAGCCCTAGAACAGGCCAAAAAATTGTGAGATTTCACCCTTCAattcatctctcttttttttaaaaaaaaatcttttctttaGTATCTGGTGATTTATAGGGGGTGATTTGGTTAATGATTGCTGAATCCATGAAATTATCGTTTGCACAATATTATAGATCAATTGTGTTGACAACTTGACATGGATGCATTGAGGGTAAGTATGAaacttttcccttctttttcttttcgtttttttctagaaaagttgttctaaaataaaattggtttttcaatcatgagatatgacaatagtgtATAGCTGTAGCTAAATATGTCTAGATTGCACAGTACATGGTTACGGTATATACGTGTTTGAATGGGCATGCGCAGGCGTGCTTGGTCTATTGTTGAAATTTTTGGCCTTTTGGTGGCGAGTCACCAAAAAGGAGAAAAACGGGGTTAGTCACAAGATCTCAAAGCATTGAAAATAATAGTATAGTTAGGGATCAAAACCAATAATTTGACAAATTGAATTGGCATATTCTTTTTCTCTTATCGGTCAAGTCAATCAGATTCCAGGATGTAGAACATTCAGAGTTTTTTGGGAATTTCTGGATAAAGTTTTGCAGTTGCACTCGGTCAGTTTGATACGGCTATGGTGTAATAGTGTGTTGTAATAGTTGGTGGAGGGTAACTGCAATTGTTGTGTCTGTCTGTCTCTGTGCGCGCGCGTGCATGCGCACCTCTATGCTGGTTGTGCTTAATCTGAAGTATAATAGAAATATATATAGAATAAGGACATCTTGAGTTCTCTTTTTTCTACCtgatgaattaattactttacaTGGTAGAAAACTTGGTCATGGTATGTTTTCTTGAGGACCGGTGATTCAGATGTTAGGTACAGGTGTTGACTTTGACCTTTACAGTTTGACTTGATAGTTAGTTATATGACATATGAGATCTGGAAACAAGATGTTAGGTTTGATTAATTTATGAGATAGTCAGTAATATTTCCACCCTGTATAAGATGTATGCATATGCTTTATCTTTATTTAAGATCTTATTGCTTACTTCTGTACTAGATAACTATTCTTTTCTGAGGATTATGCAAAGTGACCAAGTTTTCTTTGCCTTTCAGATTCCCCAACACCTATTTACTTATTGGGTGCTGCAATGATGAAATCACCCGCAGATACAAGGGAAAAACTGTCATGACTGAATCTGAGCGCTATGAATCACTCCGCCATTGCAAGTATGTAGTGTTCCATCCATCTTGCTTCCAAAGGATAATTTTttagaaagaaataaaatgatTAGGTGCCTCAAATGTTGTCCATCATTTTATTGCTTTCGTTGTCACTCATCCAGTCATCCCTAGAAGCTACATCAATCTAGTGGTATGGCAATGTTATTTTTGGTGGCAACAATTTAATTTATGACAGCTAACTAAATTGTGAATCTAAAGTTTGTTTGTTATTGTATATGGTGTAATTGTTgtgattatttttaattttttaatttttttttttgattgatgtAGAACTAAGCGGACAATTTTGGGAAAGGAAGTTGGACAAGCAATGTTACCTAGGCACTCAAATAACTTGTAATTTAGTTGAGGAATAATAACTATAAACAGAAGGAGTATGTTAAATAGAACAGTGCATGATATGTAATCATTTGACTTATTGAAAATAAAGCACAAATTAAAAGAATGCATGGGTTGATCAGGGTTTGTACTTTTAACATTTCTTAGAGTTTCAGTTACATTATGTTGCCTAAACTTATGCCTTCTAAACCAATGGTTACGGTCACAGTGATTCTGATATACCAGTCTGTGGGTGCTTCAACTGAGCGGTTATTAAATTTGTTTTGATTTATGATGAGATGTCattaattttcttcaatatgCTTTCCTCATTTTTATACACTATTTGCATTTTTCTGTTTTAATCATGACAGTTCCTTCTTGGCACATGGTTGTCTTGTGTTCGTGTAATTGTTCTATCATTTCTGGATTCAATCGATTTGCTTGCTTGTGTGAACATATGTGGTGCTAACGGATTTGGTGTGTCTTTTGTTTGTAGTTTAGCTGTGCTTTCTTTATCCCTGTAATTTTGGAATTTATTATGTGTCACAAGAAAGCTGGAGTCTCTTCTGCTTGTCAATTGTATGCAAGCTAATAATCTGTTCTACTTTTCATCATAGGTGGGTTGATGAGGTTATTCCTGATGCTCCGTGGGTCATCACGCAGGAGTTCCTTGACAAACACAAGATTGATTTTGTGGCTCACGATGCCCTCCCGTAAGATTGATCAGCATACGTATATCCATGTTTGATAACATTTTTGGAAAATTTCTACTTGTACAGAGGGCTTCTGCTTCATGCTTATCCTTTAGTAGTGAAATTCTTTAACAGATAATCTACATACTAGTTATAGGTAAACATAAGGAAAAGCAAGCCTGCAGAAGATGGATCAAGATAAATGGATCACCTCATGAAGTGGTGATATCCTTAATTCCATCATGATTATACAAGTCTAATGTTTTTGGTCCACAATATCCTTACAATTAATGTGTTTTTTTTGTGTGCGCGTGCAAGTGGGAgagattgatatatatatatatatagagagagagagagagagggagagagagggtggTGCGGACACGAGTATTGGACTGATTATTTTGCGGGATCACGGTCGTCGCAGGAGGACGGTCCAGCCACTTTCATTGTGGCTGGAttgatttatgttattttttattttatgtgggtaggattaatttgcatattgtcatttgaggACCTTTTTCGAATTGTTTTCTTCGTAGGgacctatttgttattttgtggccCTGTATATGTATGAGGCATACATTTGTTTAGAATTAATGAACGATGAATGAACATtaatcttctctcttcttcctcttctctcttctcctcttcccctctGCCTCTCCTTCCCTACCTCCGTCTTGCAtcagagggggagagagagagagagagagagagagagacttctCTACATGAGCTGCTGATTCCAGTTCTTAATTGAAATTTGTAGCTGTTAGATTGCATGATTATGTCCATGTAGATTGCAAACTTGATTCTTGCTGTTATGTGCCCATATTGGTACTGTaacttattttcatatttttgttaTCCTTTGTAGATATGCAGATGCAAGTGGAGCTGGCAAAGATGTTTATGAATATGTTAGTTCTCTGAATGGCATTGTGATGATGGACCACTCTACTGATTTAGTTGTTTATTCCCATTTATTGATTAGTTAATAGTTGACTAGGCTATTCTTTTGCTCTAGGTCAAATCTGTTGGAAAATTTAAGGAAACAAAGCGCACAGATGGCATATCTACATCAGATATCATAATGAGGATTCTGAAGGATTACAATGAATATGTGAAGAGAAATTTAGCACGAGGTTATACAAGGAAGGACCTTGGTGTGAGCTATGTGAAGGCATGATAATATGCTCAGAGCTTACTCTTCAGTTTTTATCAAGAAATATGGATATTCTTGCCTAACACTGTCACTGATCTTTATGCATTTTTGACTTGTGTGCCATTCTAAGTATTGATTGGTGTCTTCTGATTTTATTGCTATCAGGAAAAGCAACTGAGAGTGAACATGGAATTTTCTAAATTGCGTGAGAAAGTAAAGGCACAGCAAGAAAAGGTAAGCTAGAAGGTTTGGATTGCTAAGCTTGTATTCAGCTTTTTTTGCTAGTTCATGGTGACTGAATGAATCATACAGGATGAACAAAGAGAATGTTCTCCAGATGTAGGAATGAGAAATGAAGGAAAATGCTATCCTCTAGATGTGCACCTAGTAAAGTTCGCCATCTCGTTAATTGTAATACCATTCTATTACAATGTCGGTATGTGGTACGGTATGAGACGGCGAGCCATGCTGAGTGTTAGTACGGTACCGACCAGTACAACAAACCTTGAAACCTAGAGTTTTATATAGATATCTTAGATTTGTTgttcatgtttttcttttatggcCATCTTGTGTGCTTCTGCATGGAGTCAACTGAAGGAACAGTAACACTTGGGCATAGCACCACACACACGCACGATCCAGTGAGCAACCTGGATGGCAGTTCCATGACTAACACAACAACTTCTGTGCATGTGCCTGATAGATAGCATCACGAGCTTGAGGTCATTTACTATGTAACAACTAAGTTGATGCTTCATTGGTGGCTTCATATAATTATTTGACAACTGCAATGCCGATGATGGGCAACTGTATAAAAAACAGGATGGCCTTGTATCCCATGGCATCAAATTGACACAAAACAACGAAAACTATCCCTTTACCTAATAGATTTTCATGAATAAGATAGCTTAAGGTAACTAGAGGCGTTTCACCTTCTTGCTTATGAAATGCCTTAAATTGTCACCTTATTATCCAATTTATCAAACAGTCAAATTATCACTGAGAATAAGCCATCCCTTTGACTATTCAGCAATGTGCATGTATGGATCGACCCTGCATTACGATGGTAGATCAGAAGTTATGGTACCAAATGTTATTAATGACCAAAGGAATATCGTTATTCAAATATTATTGCATTGTAGCTAAGTATGTTATGCTGCATTATGTTGGATTTATGCATGCTTCTAGTGAAAAGAACCTATAATTGCCATGTACCTGCCAATTCTCCTTGGAAAGTTGGAATGTTAGATGCTTAATAACTTGGTCATATTGAGTCTAATACTTGTTTCTCCTTTTGAGTTGTCCTGAAAACACGTGTATAGGCTGTCTGATTATTTGGATGATATACTTTCTGAAGTTGAGCtgaattcaaattttcttttgagTAAAGCTGAACTCTAATTTCAAAGTCAACCAAAAAAATAGAAGTATTCAACTTTTGATCAATTACATGGGCTAGAGGCATAAAGTTTCAATATTGAGGCGATCCAGACACCACAACAATTGGGAAGTTAGGGCATTTAGGCTGAGATTGCTGTCCTGCTGTTTACAGCTGGACAGATCTGGAGAACATGGATCAAGTAGATGTAGAAAAGCTCTTTTAGAAACTTGAGGAATTTACGATATTAACGATGAGGATGGCATGCACTATTTTTGCGCATGTAAAAGGGGCGAACTAAGGACTATTCACACAAGTTCTCTGAAGTAACTATATTCTGATCTGGTTGCAAATTTGATAAAATGCTTTAAAGCAATGGGAGAgcatgcaagatggggaaggggGGTGCATCATAGGTTTAGAGATACTGAGTGGTCGGGATTGATGAAAAGGGATCTGATTGTAGGGTTTTCTATGGCTGGTTTGTTGGACTTAGATCTTGGATTTGACCTGCACTTAATCTTGAGGCGTGATGAGAAAAAATAGAAGTGGAGGCGGTGCAAAAAGTAAGGGCTTTGCTAAGTTCATGGTAGAGCTGAGGGAGTGATGAATCCCTGTTCCAGGGTATTATATGGCTGGCTGTAGCAGTTCTTGTGATAGACCTGCTATGCATATATGTGGACAGAAGTGGATGTTAATTATATTAATGGAAGTCAAGATATCATTTTCTCAGTGCGAAGCTAGATGTTTTTATCGTTATGtatttattgtaatataaaaatcTGGCAAGGTGTGACAATCAAGTATTTTGATTTGTCATTGCAAATGGTCCTTGCCAACTTCAACAGAGGCATCTTAGTTTTTGGAACAAGAGCTATGGCCTTTCATGGTTGATAGTGGGAACTGACTACTTTCCCTTCCTGTATTCCTGTATACTAtaatttttttgagaatattCCTGTCTGGTATTATTGACTACTATTTATTTGTCCAATTAATAGATGGTTACTTTATGTTGAAATTGTAACATCTCTTCATTGTGTTTGCAGTTGCAAACAGCAGCAAAGACTGCTGGGATCAATCACGAGGAGTGGATGGAGAATGCAGATCGCTGGATTGCGGGATTTCTTGAGAAGTTTGAGGAAGGATTTCATATCATGGTGAGCTGTCAGAAAACTTTCTGCTTCTGTTATAACTACTATTGACATCCGGCTTGCACTCAATTGTTGGTGATGCTTTGCTGACAGGAAACTGCGATTAAAGACCGAATTCAGGAGAGATTGAGGAGGCAGTCAAGCAAAGATTTGGGTGCCAATCTTCTGCAGGAACCAATAGCATCATGAGGATCTCTGATACCAAAATTAGATGGATGGTTATAAAAATGACTGAGATATGGATATTATAATCGCTGTTCTTTATGCTGTCTTATCCTCCTGTGTGATTATGTCgtgttgattttttttgtatCGTTCGAAGACTGCAGAGCCTACAATACAGCAGCAGTTGCTGTTGCTACGGCCTCCATCTTTCTTCCCCTGAGTGAGCGACCACTGTTAAAGCAGTAGAGCAGTTTGTGATCAGAATGTATCAAATGATAATTGACTAAAGGTGCTGCAAGCGTCGTCCTTTTGATATAGATTTTCATTAGTAATACTTGTTCTATCATCAGTCCCACGATGTTCATCTGATTAAGACTACCTTAGTTACAAACTAAGGTGTAATTTGTTGATAAATGGATCTTTCTGGTATTGGCAGCTTCTGGCGCATGTGAGAGGTATGATATGTACTAGAATATTTAAATTCATTTTAGTTTTAAGAAGTTATCATCTGCTCCGTTAAGAAAATTGAAATACATATTTATGAACCTTGAGACTTTCTATTGATGTTTCAGTTTTGAGTTTGTTAACCATCCAATTTCATGATGATAAAGTATCTTCTCTTGCGCTAGGGGTAAAGTTTATTATCATATCAGCAGCAGATCAGAGTTAGATTAAAATGTATATTTGAGATTTATTAGCGAGGCAATCATGATCATGGTGGGTGAAATAATGGGAGACGCATGATCGGCCtgttattttataaattttggcACCAGATACATCATTCTGAATATGTACAATATATTATTCtcgatatgtaattaaaaatcgATAATTATGATCTTTTTTTCGCACTTCCTTGATTATGAGATGGTATGTTGCGTTCATTGCTAGTAAACAATAGATTGCCCTTGGCTGCTAACTTAAGTTGGAATCATGTACAAATTTGCACCATATTGTTTAAGAGCTCCTAACGGCTACTGAACTTGCGAGCAGCATGACTAAATTCAATCCGATAAGAGGCATAATCCAAATATTTTAAGAACAAGGGGTTACTGGAGACACGTTAAAACAATAGTTTGTCTCACAGAAAAAAAGGATTGTTTAGGCAGAACCAGATGCAAAATCCAAGCCAAGGGACAAAGCCCAGTTCAACCTTGATCGTGACAGGTCTAGTTTACTCGATGTATGTGTATGACTAGAGTCGGACGCGCAAGACTCTTCAGTCGTaatataaacaatataagcCCGCAATAACCTCATGAGccaatggaaagaatatatggAAAATTCCTTCCATAAGATAATaacgtaaaaaaaaaatcattattcAAGAGTTATTCTAAAAAATATCTTTCTTTTAGTatttaaaagtaaaaataaatgaaaattggAAGAACTACTTCTATAGACAGAAATCttgcaatttttattttttcttttgctctCAAACCAAATGCACGGACTTCTTCATTTATGAAGTCTCAGTTGTTGCTGAACTCCTTAGtctttgtaatctttgtaatCCTCAGTTGTTCATGGCGGGCAGGGTTCTAACCCCACCCCAATATGAAGAGGAAAAAACTGCAGCATAAATGATAGGTTCGGGTTATCATTCTTTCGAAGTTCCAAAAAGTTAATGCTTATGGGATTATTAGTCCAGCCAAGTCAAACTAGGTGCATATTTTGAAAAGGAGAGTTAGATTTGGGTACACTTGTATTGATCTTTACTTAAATCCGGCCAAGTCTATATTAGATAATAGGAGTTTCGCATCGATAATTTGAGCTTTTGGATGTAATCTActatttctaaattatttagaCACTAAAAATTATATGATCTAATGATTCTTAGCTTCTGCATCAAAGTGTTAAAAAATTGAACAATCCAAATAGCATGAAATTATGTAAGTTTTTTGTTCGTTTGATGCATAAAATAAGAACCtttaaattatatgatttttggCGTGCAAGCAATTTATATAGTATGGATCATATCTAATAGTTCGGATTATCAGTATAAGATCTCTATTATTTAATGTTGATTTGATTGGATCTGAGTTGAGATCAACTCAAATATAGATAACTTCAGCCAAATAAATTCTAGTCCACTTTGAAAAT
Above is a genomic segment from Phoenix dactylifera cultivar Barhee BC4 chromosome 2, palm_55x_up_171113_PBpolish2nd_filt_p, whole genome shotgun sequence containing:
- the LOC103706324 gene encoding choline-phosphate cytidylyltransferase 2-like isoform X2, whose translation is MARVPRKRQGGNAKEDGFDATGVPPEATEESQEAPKSHNEKVSSPALAAEPEEEVPEDRPVRVYADGIYDLFHFGHARALEQAKKLFPNTYLLIGCCNDEITRRYKGKTVMTESERYESLRHCKWVDEVIPDAPWVITQEFLDKHKIDFVAHDALPYADASGAGKDVYEYVKSVGKFKETKRTDGISTSDIIMRILKDYNEYVKRNLARGYTRKDLGVSYVKEKQLRVNMEFSKLREKVKAQQEKLQTAAKTAGINHEEWMENADRWIAGFLEKFEEGFHIMETAIKDRIQERLRRQSSKDLGANLLQEPIAS
- the LOC103706324 gene encoding choline-phosphate cytidylyltransferase 2-like isoform X1 — encoded protein: MARVPRKRQGGNAKEDGFDATGVPPEATEESQEAPKSHNEKVSSPALAAEPEEEVPEDRPVRVYADGIYDLFHFGHARALEQAKKLFPNTYLLIGCCNDEITRRYKGKTVMTESERYESLRHCKWVDEVIPDAPWVITQEFLDKHKIDFVAHDALPYADASGAGKDVYEYVKSVGKFKETKRTDGISTSDIIMRILKDYNEYVKRNLARGYTRKDLGVSYVKEKQLRVNMEFSKLREKVKAQQEKDEQRECSPDVGMRNEGKCYPLDVHLVKFAISLIVIPFYYNVGMWYGMRRRAMLSVSTLQTAAKTAGINHEEWMENADRWIAGFLEKFEEGFHIMETAIKDRIQERLRRQSSKDLGANLLQEPIAS